A genome region from Altererythrobacter aquiaggeris includes the following:
- the cobS gene encoding cobaltochelatase subunit CobS, translated as MNDMTNSSHGEKTVLPAPDTEISVRETFGIDIDMKVPAFSKADSRVPDLDEGYVFDPDTTLAILAGFAFNRRVMVQGYHGTGKSTHIEQVAARLNWPTVRINLDAHISRIDLVGRDAIVLRDGLQVTEFREGLLPWALQTPTALVFDEYDAGRPDVMFVIQRVLETEGKLTLLDQNRVIRPDPHFRLFATANTVGLGDTSGLYHGTQAINQGQMDRWNIVVGLNYLAEETEQKIVAAKSPDTSNDDITKMVRVAELTRQGFISGDISTVMSPRTVITWAQNAGIFKDIGFAFRLSFLNKCDEAERMLVAEYYQRVFGVDLPESVVGKA; from the coding sequence ATGAACGACATGACCAATAGCAGCCACGGCGAAAAGACCGTATTACCAGCACCGGACACCGAAATTTCGGTACGCGAAACCTTTGGTATAGATATCGATATGAAGGTTCCGGCCTTCTCGAAAGCCGACAGCCGGGTGCCTGATCTGGACGAAGGATATGTCTTCGATCCCGACACGACATTGGCGATTCTGGCCGGTTTTGCCTTCAATCGGCGGGTGATGGTCCAGGGTTATCACGGAACGGGTAAATCGACGCATATCGAACAGGTCGCAGCGCGGTTGAACTGGCCGACAGTGCGGATCAATCTGGATGCGCATATCAGCCGGATCGATCTGGTCGGGCGCGATGCCATCGTGCTGCGTGACGGGTTGCAGGTTACCGAATTTCGGGAAGGTCTGCTGCCATGGGCGTTGCAGACGCCGACCGCGCTGGTGTTCGATGAATATGATGCGGGGCGTCCCGATGTGATGTTCGTCATCCAGCGTGTACTGGAAACCGAAGGCAAGCTGACGCTGCTCGATCAGAACCGCGTAATCCGGCCCGATCCGCATTTCCGCCTGTTCGCCACGGCCAACACGGTCGGCCTTGGCGACACCAGCGGACTTTATCACGGGACGCAGGCGATCAACCAGGGGCAGATGGACCGCTGGAATATCGTGGTCGGGCTGAACTATCTGGCGGAGGAAACCGAGCAGAAAATCGTCGCGGCCAAATCTCCCGACACATCGAATGACGATATTACGAAGATGGTGCGGGTGGCGGAACTGACCCGCCAGGGCTTTATCAGTGGCGATATCTCGACTGTGATGAGCCCGCGCACCGTTATCACCTGGGCGCAGAATGCGGGCATCTTCAAAGACATCGGCTTCGCATTCCGGCTCAGCTTCCTGAACAAATGCGACGAAGCCGAGCGGATGCTGGTGGCAGAATATTATCAGCGCGTGTTCGGCGTTGATTTGCCTGAAAGCGTTGTCGGCAAGGCGTAA
- the truA gene encoding tRNA pseudouridine(38-40) synthase TruA: protein MTRFALTLEFDGTPFVGLQRQDHGLTVQQTVEDAAKAVTGEDVRMHAAGRTDSGVHAIAMRAHIDIAKSFEPFRLMAALNAKMRPHPVAVTQCAEVADDWHARFSCIGRSYIYRIVNRRAPLAIEAGRAWQIAKPLDHFAMHDAAQLLVGRHDFTTFRSAHCQSADPVKTLDRLDVRREGELITIEADARSFLHHQVRSMVGCLSLVGQGTWDSKRMGQALAAKDRHELGLNAPPQGLYFVAAHYPES, encoded by the coding sequence GTGACACGCTTCGCGCTCACTCTGGAATTTGACGGCACGCCGTTCGTGGGCCTTCAGCGGCAGGACCACGGGCTGACCGTGCAACAAACGGTCGAAGATGCCGCCAAGGCCGTCACCGGCGAAGATGTGCGAATGCACGCCGCGGGCCGTACGGATTCGGGTGTCCACGCGATTGCGATGCGCGCGCATATCGACATCGCCAAGTCTTTCGAACCTTTCCGGCTGATGGCAGCGCTCAATGCCAAAATGCGTCCACATCCTGTGGCGGTGACGCAGTGCGCCGAAGTTGCCGATGATTGGCACGCACGTTTTTCATGCATCGGCCGCAGTTATATTTACCGAATAGTCAACCGGCGGGCGCCGCTGGCAATCGAAGCGGGCCGGGCCTGGCAAATAGCCAAACCTCTGGACCATTTCGCCATGCACGACGCGGCGCAGTTACTTGTGGGCCGGCATGATTTCACAACCTTCCGTTCCGCCCATTGCCAATCGGCAGATCCGGTCAAGACCCTTGACCGGCTGGATGTCCGGCGTGAGGGCGAACTGATAACTATCGAAGCCGATGCGCGCAGTTTCCTCCATCATCAGGTACGCTCGATGGTGGGCTGTCTCTCGCTGGTGGGTCAAGGGACCTGGGACAGCAAACGAATGGGCCAAGCCCTTGCCGCAAAAGACCGGCACGAACTTGGCCTCAATGCCCCGCCGCAAGGGCTTTATTTCGTCGCGGCGCATTATCCCGAAAGCTGA
- the recR gene encoding recombination mediator RecR — translation MASQEIETLAAALARLPGLGPRSARRAVLWLVKKRETALPAMIEALGAVRDNLVECTTCGNVDTRDPCGICSDHRRDAKSLCVVEDVADLWALDRAKLFTGKYHVLGGRLSALDGVRPEDLSIDLLIGRVAAGGFDEVVLAMNATLEGQTTAHYIAERLEDRPVRITQLAHGLPVGGELDYLDEGTLAQALRARRPV, via the coding sequence ATGGCATCGCAAGAGATCGAAACACTCGCCGCTGCATTGGCACGGCTGCCCGGTTTGGGACCGCGCTCTGCCCGGCGCGCGGTTCTGTGGCTGGTGAAAAAGCGGGAAACCGCGCTGCCCGCCATGATCGAGGCGTTGGGCGCGGTGCGTGATAATCTGGTGGAATGCACCACCTGCGGCAATGTGGACACGCGCGATCCGTGCGGCATTTGCAGCGACCACCGGCGCGATGCCAAATCGCTTTGCGTGGTGGAAGATGTCGCTGATCTGTGGGCGCTTGACCGGGCCAAACTGTTCACCGGGAAATATCATGTGCTGGGCGGCAGATTATCTGCGCTGGACGGTGTTCGCCCCGAAGATCTCTCGATTGACCTGCTGATCGGCAGAGTGGCGGCGGGCGGCTTCGACGAAGTGGTCCTCGCCATGAATGCGACGCTCGAAGGCCAGACCACCGCGCACTATATTGCCGAACGCCTGGAAGACCGCCCTGTGCGGATTACCCAGCTGGCGCATGGATTGCCCGTCGGCGGCGAGCTTGATTAT
- a CDS encoding zinc-binding dehydrogenase, whose amino-acid sequence MPTSTRRILTTLGSDNTITVEVAGHELPDPTGHQVVVRVEAAPINPSDLGLLMPGADLENARYSPGKIVAEMPPGSVKRMANRVGDALPAGNEGAGIIIAAGEEAQAMLGKKVACVTGEMFATHVIADARMCMPLGDDVTPEQGASAFVNPMTALGFVETARREGHKAIIHSAAASNLGQMLNKICQEDGFEIVNIVRKQEQVDLLKGIGAKHVVNSSDDDFMKQLMSAIEETGAYIGFDPIYGGTMVNDVFTAMEAVASATQEYSRYGSTQQKRMYVYGVLNVAPMTLMPGYGFAWDLSGWLLTPFLASAGQEKIRQMQERVLNNITTTFASSYKARVNLDEMLTKQAAQDYDAKATGEKYLVVP is encoded by the coding sequence ATGCCGACTTCGACACGCCGTATTCTAACCACTCTGGGATCAGACAACACGATCACCGTTGAAGTTGCGGGACATGAACTGCCAGATCCGACAGGCCATCAGGTAGTAGTTCGCGTCGAAGCTGCGCCGATAAATCCGTCGGACCTTGGCCTGCTGATGCCAGGCGCAGACCTTGAAAATGCCCGATATTCGCCGGGCAAGATTGTCGCCGAAATGCCGCCGGGCTCGGTCAAGCGGATGGCCAACCGGGTTGGCGATGCCTTGCCTGCGGGCAATGAGGGCGCGGGCATAATTATCGCAGCGGGCGAAGAAGCGCAGGCGATGCTGGGCAAGAAGGTCGCCTGCGTCACGGGCGAAATGTTTGCCACCCACGTCATCGCCGATGCGCGGATGTGTATGCCGCTGGGCGATGATGTCACGCCTGAACAGGGGGCATCTGCTTTTGTAAATCCGATGACCGCACTGGGCTTTGTCGAGACTGCGCGCCGCGAGGGGCACAAGGCAATTATCCATTCGGCGGCAGCATCAAACCTTGGGCAAATGCTCAACAAGATCTGTCAGGAAGACGGCTTTGAAATCGTCAATATCGTCCGCAAGCAGGAACAGGTTGATTTGCTGAAGGGTATCGGCGCGAAGCACGTGGTCAATTCGTCGGATGATGATTTCATGAAACAGCTGATGAGCGCGATCGAAGAAACCGGCGCTTATATCGGGTTCGATCCGATCTATGGCGGAACGATGGTCAATGATGTCTTTACCGCGATGGAAGCGGTCGCCTCGGCTACGCAGGAATATAGCCGTTACGGTTCGACCCAGCAAAAACGGATGTATGTTTACGGGGTGCTTAACGTCGCGCCGATGACGCTGATGCCGGGATACGGTTTCGCGTGGGATCTTTCAGGCTGGCTGCTCACACCGTTCCTCGCCAGCGCCGGTCAGGAAAAAATCCGGCAAATGCAGGAACGCGTGCTGAACAATATCACCACGACTTTCGCAAGCAGCTATAAGGCGCGCGTAAATCTTGACGAGATGCTGACTAAACAGGCGGCGCAGGATTATGACGCCAAGGCGACCGGCGAAAAATATCTTGTCGTTCCCTGA
- a CDS encoding M28 family peptidase yields the protein MRYRNLTSAIALAALATLPAAVLANDGHGPMAGHDAAHSSGHSSDHAPGHSPDQVAAQINGADRARLEANVRFLADDSLEGRETGTTGYELAAGYVAGQLAAMGVAPGGENGTYFQTVPLIVGKSTGAQGSVLELGGKDLPTGLTFGDDFVTYGKVGSGAGEVEGDLVFVSYGFAADGYERDDFAGVDLNGKIAVVLRGSHSDMNSEEQAHFRSTMNERLSERGAIATIMLFTPKSSAQFPFSAVKRFVSGSTSMDWRTADGKVFSSSPNIMASAIVSPELSEKLFAGQPVTWDQLVEFESGESDTIQSFDMGISAKIAWDNTSELSESRNVLGFIPGTDPALKDEIVIVTAHLDHTGKDDDHGTAAEDGAEGEVKDGINNGAMDNATGTASMLEVARLLAAKPARRPVLVVALTAEEKGLVGSDYMARNPLPMGGKPVANINLDMPIVTYELMDVVAFGAERTTMIGPITQAVEKAGMKLSPDPIPEQGLFTRSDQYSFVQQGVPSLFLVTGHANGGREAQSEFLGKHYHKPSDEVGLVDFQQLKRFADVNHDITRSVADMEQRPVWLKGDFFGRAFGGEMQE from the coding sequence ATGCGTTACAGAAATCTTACCAGCGCAATCGCGCTTGCTGCACTTGCCACACTCCCGGCAGCGGTGCTGGCAAATGACGGACACGGCCCGATGGCCGGCCATGATGCGGCCCATTCTTCTGGCCATTCTTCTGACCATGCTCCTGGCCATTCGCCGGATCAGGTTGCCGCCCAGATCAACGGTGCGGATCGGGCGCGGCTGGAGGCCAATGTCCGTTTTCTGGCCGACGACTCACTCGAAGGGCGCGAAACCGGGACGACCGGTTATGAACTCGCTGCAGGCTATGTGGCGGGACAGCTTGCCGCGATGGGAGTGGCGCCCGGCGGCGAAAACGGCACCTATTTCCAAACAGTGCCGCTGATTGTCGGCAAATCTACTGGCGCGCAGGGATCTGTTCTTGAACTCGGCGGCAAAGATTTGCCCACCGGCCTGACCTTTGGTGACGACTTCGTCACGTACGGCAAGGTTGGCAGCGGCGCCGGCGAAGTTGAAGGCGATCTGGTATTCGTAAGTTACGGCTTTGCGGCTGACGGTTACGAGCGCGATGATTTTGCCGGGGTTGATCTGAACGGCAAGATTGCCGTCGTCTTGCGCGGTTCACATTCTGACATGAATTCGGAAGAGCAGGCGCATTTCCGCTCGACGATGAATGAACGTTTGTCCGAACGCGGCGCTATCGCGACAATCATGCTGTTTACACCAAAATCCTCCGCACAGTTTCCGTTTTCAGCCGTAAAACGGTTTGTCTCCGGTTCCACTTCGATGGATTGGCGCACTGCGGATGGCAAGGTATTCTCAAGCTCTCCCAATATCATGGCTTCGGCAATCGTCAGCCCTGAACTGTCCGAGAAGCTGTTTGCCGGTCAACCGGTGACCTGGGATCAGCTTGTCGAATTCGAAAGCGGCGAAAGTGACACGATACAAAGCTTCGACATGGGGATTTCCGCGAAAATCGCCTGGGATAATACCAGCGAACTTAGCGAGAGCCGCAATGTGCTGGGCTTCATCCCGGGGACGGACCCCGCCTTGAAGGATGAAATCGTGATCGTGACTGCGCATCTCGATCATACCGGCAAAGATGATGATCACGGCACGGCTGCCGAAGACGGCGCGGAAGGCGAAGTGAAAGACGGTATCAACAACGGCGCGATGGACAACGCCACCGGCACCGCATCGATGCTGGAGGTTGCCCGTCTTTTGGCGGCCAAACCTGCCCGCCGTCCGGTGCTGGTTGTGGCGCTTACTGCGGAGGAAAAAGGCCTCGTCGGGTCTGATTACATGGCGCGCAATCCGCTACCCATGGGGGGCAAGCCGGTTGCAAATATCAATCTGGACATGCCCATCGTGACATACGAGCTTATGGATGTGGTTGCGTTTGGCGCGGAACGCACCACGATGATCGGCCCGATCACGCAGGCGGTCGAGAAAGCCGGAATGAAACTCAGCCCCGATCCGATTCCCGAACAGGGCCTGTTTACCCGCAGTGATCAATACAGTTTCGTCCAGCAGGGCGTACCCTCGCTGTTTCTGGTTACCGGCCACGCCAACGGAGGTCGGGAAGCGCAATCAGAATTTCTCGGCAAACATTATCACAAACCGTCCGATGAAGTCGGATTGGTCGATTTCCAGCAACTGAAACGGTTCGCCGATGTCAACCACGACATCACCCGATCGGTCGCCGATATGGAGCAGCGCCCGGTCTGGTTGAAAGGCGATTTCTTCGGCAGGGCTTTTGGCGGCGAAATGCAGGAATAA
- the fmt gene encoding methionyl-tRNA formyltransferase has protein sequence MRIIFMGTPDFAVPTLAALHEAGHTVVAAYTQPPRRAGRGKKVQPSAVQIEAEIRGIEVRSPTSLKSAEVQAEFAAFEPDIAVVAAYGMILPQAVLDIPRHGCLNVHASLLPAWRGAAPIQRSILAGDPVTGITIMQMEAGLDTGPMLATARTPIDDKTAGELTEELAEIGAQLMVGTLIDLPMLTKVAQDGKDASHAPKIDKAEAKIDFTQDAQLVERQVRAFAPFPGAWFSLDGERMKVLAADIVEAAGYAGTTLDDRLTIACGAAAIRPTRIQRAGKPVMDAAEFLRGKPVAPGTPVQ, from the coding sequence ATGCGTATCATCTTCATGGGGACGCCCGATTTTGCAGTCCCCACCCTCGCCGCCTTGCACGAGGCAGGTCATACGGTGGTGGCCGCCTATACCCAGCCGCCGCGCCGTGCCGGCAGGGGCAAAAAAGTGCAGCCGTCAGCGGTGCAGATCGAAGCGGAAATTCGCGGGATAGAAGTCAGATCACCGACCAGTCTTAAAAGCGCGGAAGTGCAGGCCGAATTTGCAGCGTTTGAGCCCGATATTGCCGTTGTGGCCGCCTATGGAATGATCCTGCCGCAAGCCGTGCTGGATATACCCCGGCACGGCTGCCTGAACGTTCACGCCTCGCTGCTCCCGGCTTGGCGCGGGGCGGCACCGATACAGCGATCGATCCTGGCGGGGGATCCGGTGACCGGAATCACGATCATGCAGATGGAAGCGGGGCTTGATACCGGCCCCATGCTGGCCACGGCGCGCACCCCGATCGACGACAAGACCGCCGGCGAACTGACCGAAGAACTGGCCGAGATAGGCGCGCAGTTGATGGTGGGAACGCTGATCGATCTGCCGATGCTCACCAAAGTCGCGCAAGATGGCAAGGATGCCAGCCACGCGCCCAAGATCGATAAGGCCGAGGCGAAAATCGACTTTACGCAGGACGCGCAACTGGTCGAACGGCAGGTCAGGGCTTTTGCCCCCTTCCCCGGTGCATGGTTCAGTCTGGACGGCGAACGGATGAAAGTGTTGGCAGCAGACATCGTCGAAGCTGCAGGGTACGCAGGCACGACCCTGGACGACCGGCTGACAATCGCCTGCGGAGCCGCTGCAATCAGGCCAACCCGCATTCAACGCGCAGGCAAGCCGGTTATGGATGCAGCAGAATTCCTGCGCGGCAAACCGGTGGCGCCGGGCACGCCTGTACAGTGA